From a region of the Pogona vitticeps strain Pit_001003342236 chromosome 7, PviZW2.1, whole genome shotgun sequence genome:
- the KANK3 gene encoding KN motif and ankyrin repeat domain-containing protein 3 isoform X1 — protein MAQPASLDRSLPDLGGPFLYRDQDQDGENSSYSLETPYGFLLDLDFLKYVEEIERGQTLRKVPLSRRAKGPRGQAGGWTSTESLSSVTSEDGKPAFSPRERTGTSSGEIKEAASKQPFLPSSPSPVLLQLLPPPSSKALMRNTRVEKTLKETSKRLEQQEERKVATSPPPASIPLLGEEPGNTDGPVKRSPSHSGNSTPATALSPAHLQHVREQMAAALQRLKGLEEQVKVIPVLEQTICRLRREKEELTAGRREKLDPSEEEEEDATGVFCFPPRSPRAGALVKTEEGSQDRCDGTPAEEGEAEGPPKTRSSKIAGLKKLTEKLSGSEKVGKAGRGASGPPKAREPARRSVGVGEEVDMNEAVFYYRFQKPCREVAVGREAETRDAEVWVMESLLGVSSEAEEERELLQQTVQHQKEVISLLEGHLREATEEMEELRQEVCARRPKDLICREAEARPEMRDASTEATLCQAVNSHVETSDVAVHCAPQVACVGVGCHRWREGCGEKATQTDLENESPASGGEAKAEPGQEVSSGVSSGPGEAVAGPGSRPEEGQGTQRAERMEVSQSELNIPQQKPETGPTQTPGTGALKSIMKKQDSSAKGEAGSGRKMLQFVGVLNGEYESTSSEEEEEAVSPEKMSPLSSDSDSGSNTSEEEDDDDLAAKPEPSDLEASILRGVQEGEVLGCDPEEDREGRDDPGVVASEVKERFELSPQMREACLVLRSHLGRGGAALKSKEVLSSTSFVLQHWFCISSQKRSLASEVADHLQAFAEISPALLSHVVNLSDGNGNTALHYSVSHSNFDIVRLLLETGVCNVNHQNKAGYTGLMLAALAAVEQEEDMAVIRKLFGMGNVNAKASQAGQTALMLAVSHGRQEMVEALLVSGADVNLQDEEGSTALMCACEHGRAGTVRLLLSQQNCDVSTVDNDGNDAVSIALEAGHPDIAALISTHLTPPVTGPPEDSKKLPCKKRRL, from the exons ATGGCCCAGCCGGCATCTCTCGACCGAAGCCTCCCAG ATCTGGGTGGCCCCTTTTTATACCGAGACCAGGATCAGGATGGGGAGAACTCCTCTTACTCCCTGGAAACCCCTTATGGCTTCCTGCTGGATCTGGACTTCCTCAAATACGTGGAGGAGATTGAGCGAGGCCAAACCCTCCGGAAGGTCCCGCTGAGCCGCAGAGCCAAGGGTCCCCGTGGGCAGGCAGGGGGCTGGACCTCCACCGAGTCCCTTTCGTCCGTGACCAGCGAGGATGGGAAGCCGGCCTTCTCTCCCCGGGAGCGGACGGGGACTAGTTCTGGGGAGATCAAGGAGGCCGCCAGCAAGCAGCCCTTCCTGCCCTCGTCTCCGAGCCCCgtcctcctccagctcctcccGCCTCCCTCTTCCAAAGCGCTGATGAGGAACACGAGGGTGGAGAAGACCTTGAAAGAAACCAGCAAGAGGCTGGAACAGCAGGAGGAGCGGAAGGTGGCCACCAGCCCTCCGCCAGCTTCCATTCCTCTCCTCGGGGAGGAGCCGGGGAACACCGATGGGCCGGTCAAGAGGAGCCCATCCCATTCAGGGAACAGCACCCCAGCGACGGCACTCAGCCCTGCACACCTCCAGCACGTCCGCGAGCAGATGGCGGCCGCCCTCCAGCGGTTGAAGGGGCTGGAAGAGCAGGTGAAAGTGATCCCGGTTCTGGAGCAGACGATCTGCCGGttgaggagggaaaaggaggagcTGACGGCGGGGCGGCGGGAGAAACTGGAcccctcagaggaggaggaggaggacgccaCCGGTGTCTTCTGTTTCCCGCCGAGGTCTCCCCGCGCAGGCGCCCTTGTCAAGACCGAAGAAGGATCCCAGGACAGATGTGACGGCACACCTGCGGAGGAAGGTGAGGCCGAAGGCCCTCCAAAGACAAGGTCTAGCAAAATCGCCGGTTTGAAGAAGCTGACAGAGAAATTGTCCGGCTCGGAGAAAGTGGGAAAGGCGGGCCGAGGAGCCTCCGGGCCACCGAAGGCCAGAGAGCCCGCTCGCCGGTCCGTCGGCGTCGGGGAGGAGGTGGACATGAACGAGGCCGTCTTCTACTACCGCTTCCAAAAACCGTGCAGGGAGGTGGCCGTCGGGCGAGAGGCGGAGACTCGGGACGCAGAGGTGTGGGTGATGGAATCCCTGCTGGGGGTTTCGTCGGAAGCCGAGGAGGAGCGGGAGCTGCTTCAGCAGACCGTCCAGCACCAGAAGGAGGTCATCTCCCTGCTGGAGGGCCACCTGAGAGAAGCCACGGAGGAGATGGAAGAGCTGCGGCAGGAGGTTTGCGCCCGGAGGCCGAAGGATCTCATCTGCCGAGAAGCCGAAGCCCGGCCAGAGATGAGGGATGCGTCCACGGAAGCCACACTGTGCCAGGCTGTGAACAGCCACGTGGAGACATCCGACGTGGCCGTCCACTGCGCTCCGCAGGTAGCATGCGTTGGCGTCGGCTGCCACCGGTGGCGAGAAGGATGTGGGGAGAAAGCCACCCAGACCGATCTGGAGAACGAAAGCCCGGCTTCAGGGGGGGAAGCCAAGGCAGAACCTGGTCAAGAGGTGTCCTCGGGGGTCTCATCCGGCCCGGGAGAGGCAGTAGCCGGCCCGGGGTCCCGTCCTGAGGAAGGCCAGGGTACCCAACGGGCTGAACGGATGGAGGTTTCGCAGTCAGAGCTGAACATCCCGCAACAGAAGCCCGAAACGGGGCCCACGCAgaccccaggcacgg GGGCCCTGAAGTCCATCATGAAGAAGCAAGACAGCTCGGCCAAGGGGGAGGCCGGCTCCGGGCGGAAGATGTTGCAGTTTGTGGGGGTACTGAATGGCGA GTACGAGAGCACCTCgagcgaggaagaggaggaggcggtgtCTCCAGAGAAGATGTCCCCGCTCAGCTCCGACTCAGACAGCGGCTCCAACACTTCGGAAGAGGAGGATGATGATGACCTGGCTGCCAAGCCAGAGCCCAGTGACCTGGAGGCTTCCATCCTGAGGGGGGTGCAGGAAGGGGAAGTGCTCGGCTGCGATCCGGAGGAAGACAGAGAAGGGAGAGATGATCCTGGAGTAGTTGCTTCGGAAGTGAAAGAGAG ATTCGAACTCAGTCCCCAGATGAGAGAGGCTTGTCTTGTCTTGAGGAGCCACCTAGGCCGCGGCGGGGCTGCTCTGAAGAGCAAAGAGGTG CTCTCCAGCACCAGCTTCGTCCTGCAGCACTGGTTCTGCATCTCCAGCCAGAAGAGATCGCTGGCCAGCGAGGTGGCTGACCACCTCCAGGCCTTTGCTGAAATCTCCCCGGCCCTGCTGTCCCACGTGGTCAACCTCTCCGATGGCAACGGGAACACGGCCCTCCACTACAGCGTCTCCCATTCCAACTTCGACATTGTCCGGCTTCTGCTCGAAACAG GTGTCTGTAACGTCAACCACCAGAACAAAGCGGGCTACACGGGCCTCATGCTGGCCGCGCTGGCCGCTGTGGAACAGGAGGAAGACATGGCTGTCATCCGGAAGCTCTTCGGCATGGGGAACGTCAACGCCAAGGCGAGCCAA GCCGGCCAGACAGCGTTGATGCTGGCTGTCAGCCACGGGCGTCAAGAGATGGTGGAAGCCCTGCTGGTCAGTGGGGCTGACGTCAACCTTCAAGACGAGGAGGGCTCCACCGCCCTTATGTGCGCATGCGAGCACGGGCGGGCAGGCACGGTGCGGCTGCTCCTCTCCCAACAGAACTGTGACGTCTCCACTGTCGATAAT GACGGGAATGACGCGGTGTCCATTGCACTAGAGGCTGGTCATCCAGACATCGCGGCCTTGATATCCACCCACCTCACACCGCCCGTGACCGGGCCACCC GAGGACAGCAAGAAGCTTCCCTGCAAGAAGAGGCGTCTGTAA
- the KANK3 gene encoding KN motif and ankyrin repeat domain-containing protein 3 isoform X2, producing the protein MAQPASLDRSLPDLGGPFLYRDQDQDGENSSYSLETPYGFLLDLDFLKYVEEIERGQTLRKVPLSRRAKGPRGQAGGWTSTESLSSVTSEDGKPAFSPRERTGTSSGEIKEAASKQPFLPSSPSPVLLQLLPPPSSKALMRNTRVEKTLKETSKRLEQQEERKVATSPPPASIPLLGEEPGNTDGPVKRSPSHSGNSTPATALSPAHLQHVREQMAAALQRLKGLEEQVKVIPVLEQTICRLRREKEELTAGRREKLDPSEEEEEDATGVFCFPPRSPRAGALVKTEEGSQDRCDGTPAEEGEAEGPPKTRSSKIAGLKKLTEKLSGSEKVGKAGRGASGPPKAREPARRSVGVGEEVDMNEAVFYYRFQKPCREVAVGREAETRDAEVWVMESLLGVSSEAEEERELLQQTVQHQKEVISLLEGHLREATEEMEELRQEVCARRPKDLICREAEARPEMRDASTEATLCQAVNSHVETSDVAVHCAPQVACVGVGCHRWREGCGEKATQTDLENESPASGGEAKAEPGQEVSSGVSSGPGEAVAGPGSRPEEGQGTQRAERMEVSQSELNIPQQKPETGPTQTPGTGALKSIMKKQDSSAKGEAGSGRKMLQFVGVLNGEYESTSSEEEEEAVSPEKMSPLSSDSDSGSNTSEEEDDDDLAAKPEPSDLEASILRGVQEGEVLGCDPEEDREGRDDPGVVASEVKERFELSPQMREACLVLRSHLGRGGAALKSKEVLSSTSFVLQHWFCISSQKRSLASEVADHLQAFAEISPALLSHVVNLSDGNGNTALHYSVSHSNFDIVRLLLETGVCNVNHQNKAGYTGLMLAALAAVEQEEDMAVIRKLFGMGNVNAKASQAGQTALMLAVSHGRQEMVEALLVSGADVNLQDEEGSTALMCACEHGRAGTVRLLLSQQNCDVSTVDNDGNDAVSIALEAGHPDIAALISTHLTPPVTGPPDSKKLPCKKRRL; encoded by the exons ATGGCCCAGCCGGCATCTCTCGACCGAAGCCTCCCAG ATCTGGGTGGCCCCTTTTTATACCGAGACCAGGATCAGGATGGGGAGAACTCCTCTTACTCCCTGGAAACCCCTTATGGCTTCCTGCTGGATCTGGACTTCCTCAAATACGTGGAGGAGATTGAGCGAGGCCAAACCCTCCGGAAGGTCCCGCTGAGCCGCAGAGCCAAGGGTCCCCGTGGGCAGGCAGGGGGCTGGACCTCCACCGAGTCCCTTTCGTCCGTGACCAGCGAGGATGGGAAGCCGGCCTTCTCTCCCCGGGAGCGGACGGGGACTAGTTCTGGGGAGATCAAGGAGGCCGCCAGCAAGCAGCCCTTCCTGCCCTCGTCTCCGAGCCCCgtcctcctccagctcctcccGCCTCCCTCTTCCAAAGCGCTGATGAGGAACACGAGGGTGGAGAAGACCTTGAAAGAAACCAGCAAGAGGCTGGAACAGCAGGAGGAGCGGAAGGTGGCCACCAGCCCTCCGCCAGCTTCCATTCCTCTCCTCGGGGAGGAGCCGGGGAACACCGATGGGCCGGTCAAGAGGAGCCCATCCCATTCAGGGAACAGCACCCCAGCGACGGCACTCAGCCCTGCACACCTCCAGCACGTCCGCGAGCAGATGGCGGCCGCCCTCCAGCGGTTGAAGGGGCTGGAAGAGCAGGTGAAAGTGATCCCGGTTCTGGAGCAGACGATCTGCCGGttgaggagggaaaaggaggagcTGACGGCGGGGCGGCGGGAGAAACTGGAcccctcagaggaggaggaggaggacgccaCCGGTGTCTTCTGTTTCCCGCCGAGGTCTCCCCGCGCAGGCGCCCTTGTCAAGACCGAAGAAGGATCCCAGGACAGATGTGACGGCACACCTGCGGAGGAAGGTGAGGCCGAAGGCCCTCCAAAGACAAGGTCTAGCAAAATCGCCGGTTTGAAGAAGCTGACAGAGAAATTGTCCGGCTCGGAGAAAGTGGGAAAGGCGGGCCGAGGAGCCTCCGGGCCACCGAAGGCCAGAGAGCCCGCTCGCCGGTCCGTCGGCGTCGGGGAGGAGGTGGACATGAACGAGGCCGTCTTCTACTACCGCTTCCAAAAACCGTGCAGGGAGGTGGCCGTCGGGCGAGAGGCGGAGACTCGGGACGCAGAGGTGTGGGTGATGGAATCCCTGCTGGGGGTTTCGTCGGAAGCCGAGGAGGAGCGGGAGCTGCTTCAGCAGACCGTCCAGCACCAGAAGGAGGTCATCTCCCTGCTGGAGGGCCACCTGAGAGAAGCCACGGAGGAGATGGAAGAGCTGCGGCAGGAGGTTTGCGCCCGGAGGCCGAAGGATCTCATCTGCCGAGAAGCCGAAGCCCGGCCAGAGATGAGGGATGCGTCCACGGAAGCCACACTGTGCCAGGCTGTGAACAGCCACGTGGAGACATCCGACGTGGCCGTCCACTGCGCTCCGCAGGTAGCATGCGTTGGCGTCGGCTGCCACCGGTGGCGAGAAGGATGTGGGGAGAAAGCCACCCAGACCGATCTGGAGAACGAAAGCCCGGCTTCAGGGGGGGAAGCCAAGGCAGAACCTGGTCAAGAGGTGTCCTCGGGGGTCTCATCCGGCCCGGGAGAGGCAGTAGCCGGCCCGGGGTCCCGTCCTGAGGAAGGCCAGGGTACCCAACGGGCTGAACGGATGGAGGTTTCGCAGTCAGAGCTGAACATCCCGCAACAGAAGCCCGAAACGGGGCCCACGCAgaccccaggcacgg GGGCCCTGAAGTCCATCATGAAGAAGCAAGACAGCTCGGCCAAGGGGGAGGCCGGCTCCGGGCGGAAGATGTTGCAGTTTGTGGGGGTACTGAATGGCGA GTACGAGAGCACCTCgagcgaggaagaggaggaggcggtgtCTCCAGAGAAGATGTCCCCGCTCAGCTCCGACTCAGACAGCGGCTCCAACACTTCGGAAGAGGAGGATGATGATGACCTGGCTGCCAAGCCAGAGCCCAGTGACCTGGAGGCTTCCATCCTGAGGGGGGTGCAGGAAGGGGAAGTGCTCGGCTGCGATCCGGAGGAAGACAGAGAAGGGAGAGATGATCCTGGAGTAGTTGCTTCGGAAGTGAAAGAGAG ATTCGAACTCAGTCCCCAGATGAGAGAGGCTTGTCTTGTCTTGAGGAGCCACCTAGGCCGCGGCGGGGCTGCTCTGAAGAGCAAAGAGGTG CTCTCCAGCACCAGCTTCGTCCTGCAGCACTGGTTCTGCATCTCCAGCCAGAAGAGATCGCTGGCCAGCGAGGTGGCTGACCACCTCCAGGCCTTTGCTGAAATCTCCCCGGCCCTGCTGTCCCACGTGGTCAACCTCTCCGATGGCAACGGGAACACGGCCCTCCACTACAGCGTCTCCCATTCCAACTTCGACATTGTCCGGCTTCTGCTCGAAACAG GTGTCTGTAACGTCAACCACCAGAACAAAGCGGGCTACACGGGCCTCATGCTGGCCGCGCTGGCCGCTGTGGAACAGGAGGAAGACATGGCTGTCATCCGGAAGCTCTTCGGCATGGGGAACGTCAACGCCAAGGCGAGCCAA GCCGGCCAGACAGCGTTGATGCTGGCTGTCAGCCACGGGCGTCAAGAGATGGTGGAAGCCCTGCTGGTCAGTGGGGCTGACGTCAACCTTCAAGACGAGGAGGGCTCCACCGCCCTTATGTGCGCATGCGAGCACGGGCGGGCAGGCACGGTGCGGCTGCTCCTCTCCCAACAGAACTGTGACGTCTCCACTGTCGATAAT GACGGGAATGACGCGGTGTCCATTGCACTAGAGGCTGGTCATCCAGACATCGCGGCCTTGATATCCACCCACCTCACACCGCCCGTGACCGGGCCACCC GACAGCAAGAAGCTTCCCTGCAAGAAGAGGCGTCTGTAA